In the Kitasatospora terrestris genome, one interval contains:
- a CDS encoding M20/M25/M40 family metallo-hydrolase, whose protein sequence is MTEASGRTVTAESEVAEICRDLIRIDTSNYGDGSGPGERKAAEYVAEQLAEFGLEPKIYESARGRASTVVRIEGEDRSRPGLLIHGHTDVVPANADDWTHHPFSGEIADGCVWGRGAVDMKDMDAMTLAVVRDRLRTGRKPPRDLVLAFVADEEAGGTYGARYLVDEHPDLFEGVTEAIGEVGGFSFTVNDQVRLYLVETAEKGMHWMRLTVEGRAGHGSMENDDNAITELCEAVARLGRHRFPLRITKTVRAFLDELSDALGVRLDPENMDETLKVLGGIAKMIGTTLRNTAQPTMLGAGYKVNVIPGQATAHVDGRFLPGYEEEFLAELDSVLGPRVKRESLHYDKALETSFDGDLVEAMQSALRAEDPIARAVPYCLSGGTDAKSFQDLGIRCFGFAPLQLPPDLDFAGMFHGVDERVPVDGLKFGVRVLDRFLDAC, encoded by the coding sequence ATGACCGAGGCCAGCGGACGTACGGTGACGGCCGAGTCGGAGGTCGCCGAGATCTGCCGTGACCTGATCCGGATCGACACCAGCAACTACGGGGACGGCTCGGGCCCGGGCGAGCGCAAGGCCGCCGAGTACGTGGCCGAGCAGCTCGCCGAGTTCGGGCTGGAGCCGAAGATCTACGAGTCCGCCAGGGGGCGGGCGTCCACCGTGGTGCGGATCGAGGGCGAGGACCGGTCGCGGCCGGGCCTGCTGATCCACGGCCACACCGACGTGGTTCCGGCCAACGCCGACGACTGGACCCACCACCCCTTCTCCGGGGAGATCGCCGACGGCTGCGTCTGGGGCCGGGGCGCGGTGGACATGAAGGACATGGACGCGATGACCCTGGCGGTGGTCCGCGACCGGCTGCGCACCGGCCGCAAGCCCCCGCGCGACCTGGTGCTGGCGTTCGTCGCGGACGAGGAGGCGGGCGGCACGTACGGCGCCCGCTACCTGGTGGACGAGCACCCGGACCTGTTCGAGGGCGTCACCGAGGCGATCGGCGAGGTCGGCGGCTTCTCCTTCACCGTCAACGACCAGGTGCGGCTGTACCTGGTGGAGACGGCGGAGAAGGGGATGCACTGGATGCGCCTGACCGTCGAGGGCCGGGCCGGGCACGGTTCGATGGAGAACGACGACAACGCCATCACCGAGCTGTGCGAGGCGGTCGCCCGCCTCGGCCGGCACCGCTTCCCGCTGCGGATCACGAAGACCGTGCGGGCCTTCCTGGACGAGCTCTCGGACGCGCTGGGCGTGCGGCTCGACCCGGAGAACATGGACGAGACGCTGAAGGTGCTCGGCGGCATCGCCAAGATGATCGGCACCACGCTGCGCAACACCGCGCAGCCGACCATGCTCGGTGCCGGCTACAAGGTGAACGTGATCCCCGGCCAGGCCACCGCGCACGTGGACGGCCGCTTCCTGCCCGGCTACGAGGAGGAGTTCCTGGCCGAGCTGGACAGCGTGCTCGGCCCCCGGGTGAAGCGCGAGAGCCTGCACTACGACAAGGCGCTGGAGACCAGCTTCGACGGCGACCTGGTGGAGGCGATGCAGAGCGCGCTGCGCGCCGAGGACCCGATCGCCCGCGCGGTGCCGTACTGCCTGTCGGGCGGGACGGACGCCAAGTCCTTCCAGGACCTCGGCATCCGCTGCTTCGGCTTCGCGCCGCTGCAGCTGCCGCCGGATCTGGACTTCGCCGGCATGTTCCACGGCGTGGACGAGCGGGTGCCGGTGGACGGCCTGAAGTTCGGCGTCCGGGTGCTGGACCGGTTCCTCGACGCCTGCTGA
- a CDS encoding chaplin, with amino-acid sequence MKAKKIAAVAAATGGLVLAGAGAAAAHGGASAAGAATNSPGVLSGNLIQVPVHVPVNVCGNTISVIGLLNPAFGNNCQNF; translated from the coding sequence ATGAAGGCCAAGAAGATCGCTGCCGTCGCCGCTGCCACCGGTGGCCTGGTGCTCGCCGGCGCGGGTGCCGCCGCCGCCCACGGCGGTGCGTCCGCCGCCGGCGCGGCCACCAACTCCCCGGGCGTGCTGTCCGGCAACCTGATCCAGGTTCCGGTGCACGTCCCGGTCAACGTCTGCGGCAACACCATCAGCGTGATCGGCCTGCTCAACCCGGCCTTCGGCAACAACTGCCAGAACTTCTGA
- a CDS encoding chaplin, whose product MRQVAKKGLLTAMATGSVLASTAGYAYAAGSDAQGAAAGSPGVGSGNAVQAPVDIPVNACGNTINLIGLLNPAFGNNCGNTGGAHTGGSQTGSGSHAGSSASGSTTGSPGVVSGNNVQAPVNAPVDACGNSVNVVGIGNPAFGNDCGNHAAPHHQPPTTPPGHDDCPPGHPGDRTPPATQTPPGTGSTGGDHTPGGTNGTPRTGGGTPEGGVVPASSTTTAGTPRTGAPAVDTAEAVAGDRLASTGVSGLELLAPTGALLLIGGGVLYRRSRVSAGV is encoded by the coding sequence ATGCGACAGGTCGCAAAGAAGGGCCTCCTCACTGCCATGGCCACCGGCAGTGTGCTGGCCTCGACCGCAGGCTACGCGTACGCGGCGGGGAGCGACGCCCAGGGCGCCGCGGCCGGCTCGCCCGGTGTGGGCTCGGGCAACGCGGTCCAGGCGCCCGTGGACATCCCCGTGAACGCCTGCGGCAACACCATCAACCTGATCGGCCTGCTCAACCCGGCCTTCGGCAACAACTGCGGCAACACGGGCGGCGCGCACACCGGCGGCTCGCAGACCGGCTCCGGCAGCCACGCCGGCTCCTCGGCGAGCGGCTCCACCACCGGCTCGCCCGGCGTCGTCTCCGGCAACAACGTCCAGGCCCCGGTCAACGCCCCGGTCGACGCGTGCGGCAACTCGGTCAACGTGGTCGGCATCGGCAACCCCGCGTTCGGCAACGACTGCGGCAACCACGCGGCCCCGCACCACCAGCCGCCCACCACCCCGCCCGGCCACGACGACTGCCCGCCCGGCCACCCGGGCGACCGCACCCCGCCGGCGACCCAGACGCCCCCCGGCACCGGCTCCACCGGCGGCGACCACACCCCGGGCGGGACGAACGGCACCCCGCGCACCGGCGGCGGCACCCCGGAGGGCGGGGTCGTCCCGGCCTCGTCGACCACCACCGCGGGCACCCCGCGCACCGGCGCCCCCGCGGTCGACACCGCCGAGGCCGTGGCCGGCGACCGCCTGGCCTCCACCGGCGTCTCCGGCCTGGAGCTGCTCGCCCCGACCGGCGCCCTGCTGCTGATCGGCGGCGGCGTGCTCTACCGGCGCTCCCGCGTCTCCGCCGGGGTCTGA
- a CDS encoding DUF5703 family protein has translation MTRPNPVRQPEYEYQSLRLPRGTTRNAARQLLTEHAEYGHWELDRLRLYPDGSRTVLLRRRIIRQVRSSW, from the coding sequence TTGACGCGACCCAACCCGGTCCGGCAGCCGGAGTACGAGTACCAGTCGCTGCGCCTGCCGCGCGGCACCACCCGCAACGCCGCCCGGCAGCTCCTCACCGAGCACGCCGAGTACGGCCACTGGGAGCTGGACCGGCTGCGCCTCTACCCCGACGGAAGTCGGACGGTGCTGCTCCGCCGCCGCATCATCCGGCAGGTCCGCAGCAGCTGGTAG